The following DNA comes from Pomacea canaliculata isolate SZHN2017 linkage group LG10, ASM307304v1, whole genome shotgun sequence.
TAGATGATATGGTTAGCATGTTCTCTGAAGACAggatcatttaatttttttaacatcaattGACACACATTAAGACACCGCAATACTGCATCTACCATGTCATAACAATACAGTAAATAAgcataacattttaaacattactGGATTATTCAAGTTCTGTGGTtgacttttttcacaaaaattctACAACTGTCCAACTTCTCCACAAAATTAGTAAGACCacaagttttgttaaaaaaaatacactagATTCTCTAATTctctttaaaataagaaataaaaaaaggaaaaatatttaagcagaCTGATAACACAGACCAAGGCATactgtgacaaaaaaaatgtagaaaggaGTAAGACTAGTTCTCTAATCTTAAACAGAACTAGATCTGGAAGCAcagttcttttttcctttttagttCTTTGAAAAAGAGTCTTATTTTGATGAAatcacacacacctctctctcttaaaaATTGATAAACCACACATTCAGTCTCAACAAATAACATTGTTGCACAAGCTGCATGCTTATAAGTAGTCTCTGATGCAACATCAAGGCAAAATCATAACAAAAATGATACAGGTCAGAAATTTAATTAATGACTATACATGATTCCAAATGACTGCTTATGCAAAATGAAGCATCTGCATATGCAGTAATTAATACTGCTGATAGAACACTTACTTTCAACAAATAAGCACAAATACTTTGCTCCACTTCAACTCCCTGAGATACCTATTAGTATTAATATTACATGTTACTTGTTAAATTCATGAATAAATTAACAAGCAAATCAAAGGAGAGAAGAATTATTACACTTCTATAAAACACTTTTTCGAAAAGATGAGAATGCCATGACTAACAAAGCTCTGTATCAGTCAACTAGCCATACTGAAACATGCTGGAAATGGAAATACTTTTACAAACATGTGATTAAGATGATGTATTACACACCTAAAATTATCGGACCATTTACCTACGTGCATACACATGGGTAGGTGTGCAGGTATAAAAGTGAGGATACACAGATTAGAGAGGACACGTGGGACAAAAAATGCATAAGTAGTGTCtcaggttgtgtgtgtgtggggggggaacagcaatttattatgtttatgttacAGGTACCTCCTTACTTCACTCCAATTGCATTTTCTGCACAAGGTCATAACCAAATAAAAATCTTGACTGTCATTATCTAGCAAATTCCTCTTGCAACTGTGCACACCCCAAAGTTACCCTACACAAAGTTAAACCAGATTAAAGCACCAAAGATGTTATGTTTAAAGACATTAGCACACTTAACACATTCATTTAAGGATTagtaagtttaaaatgtttgcatcacAGTGTGAAATGCTCCTGTCATCATTGCACCTTTcagtataaattaaaaaacagcaCTCCAACCTCTGGCACTGAACTTGAAGTTATTAATTAATGACAGGCTAATGAAGTATCAAGCATACAATGGGACTGAGTGAAAGTCTGTCATTAGTAGCTGAGATCACAATCACTGTAGCGTATGCTTTGTGCACAGTTCTTGCTGATCACTCCACATCCAATTCAGGTTTGATTGAAAAGgcattgattttaaaatgcatacacaTCTCCTGTACctgaaatatacaaaatatcaGGACTGTGATATATATGAAGTTCTTGTGGAAACCAAGATAAACATTctaaaaccacaaaacaaacatccaaaaaGATGAACGATGGGcatattttaaaactgcaaCTGAATTTTAATCTGGAAAAGGCAATAAATTACTGTGCTTACCAATTCACCACAAAACTTCACATTACAGGATGTTctttagatataaaaaaaaactaggaagaaatgaacaaaaatgacatttaaattattaaaaaatatactcaCCACTGAAATGCCAAACCATATGTGTGTTGTGGTGACATAAATGCAGTACACCCAAAGTAGATAAACTTCCCATATACCAAGTGGCATCAAAAGGGACATAGCCACAATAAAGAAGAGAGGCAATAACTTAGAATTCAGGAGTTCACATCGTGTGTTTGACATCTGCGCAATTATAAGCTGGCACTGTAATAAATGACAGCAAAATACAATTACTAATTATCACTTGGGAGCAGAAAAGCAAATAACCATTTTATAAATATGACAGTACATGTAAAAAATACTAACAAGAGATACTCTAAGAGGTCTGCAAATCAAAATGATCTACACATGGAGAACATTCAGCATGAAGATGTAACACTtacaatttttagaaatacaccattgtctttttttctttttttttttgcattatcaCTGCAAAATACTTAAGAAATTAATGGCCCCGAGACATGTTGCCAGTTTTGTAGTCTGTATTTTCCAATTAATCAGGACTGGGAAATTACTCTGCCTCTTTACATGTTGTGCTGGAATTTATTATACAGGTTTCTAGTCTCTATACTGCAAAATACATCATGCTTATGCTGTGAGCAAAAGTCTACTTCTAaagatttctgtttatttaaagaaagagaagaaatcaAGGAAAGAATAAGCTGACATTatctaaaatacataaataaaacttcACTGTTCAAACATCAGGTAGCTCATAATGCAGTAGTGatccataaataaaaaacatacaGCAATATTTGAAAAGGCTGTGCCAGTTGTCCAGTAGAGGAGACGAGGCTGATTGTCCAAGATACCATATGGAGAGAAAGTTGCCCATAGCAACATTAACCCAAACAGGACCAATGTCGATACAAGGGGTCGCATGGCTTCGCCAAAAGGTCTCATCTTTCCAGATTTGTCAGCATAAGATCTACCAAATTATATAGATCACATCCCATGACTTTATAGTGCTTGCTAATTATCTACAGTTACTATCATGTCAACCTCACATCCAGATCAACACTGAAAAGATCAAACTAGAACACCTATCTTGATTTCTTGGCATATATGcccaactaaaaaaaaaaaaaaaaaaaccccaaactcTAATTTTTACTACCAAATCACGctctccccaccacacacaaacagaacagTACTTTTGTCCATGTAACTTTGTGTTATATGTTGCCTGAAATTTGATATGCCTATATTTGCATCATTGGAAGAGAAAGGGATAAATCTGTTCTATATGTTGCATATAGTCTTAGATTAATGTACCTTAAACGTCATCTAATTTTGTACATTTGAAAATGGCAAGCGCTTTGAGCCACCTTTGAAGGCTGCACACAGCACTTCATAAATAacccttatttttattatttactatagTAGCATTTATATTTGTGAGAAATATGTTCACTCATTTCACTTACTAAATGACATTTTACAGCACTACGTCTTGGATCTTTCCTGTTAAAGTATAATGTGAATGatggttggaaaaaaaaaaactcacttgtAAATATTCCAAAATGTGAATGGAAATGTTAAGCCAAAGAATCCCACTgcaacataaattaaaaaataaatttactaaatTTATGTCGACACTGAACTAAAAATGGCATTTTTAAATGGCGACTgaagcaatattaaaaaaaggaaaattcatGATGCCTATGAACATGTATTGTCTGTATCCTCTGAGTGCTTCCTAATGGCTATAATCTAAGTAGTTcctgcatatgtgtatgtgtgcaaggTCTTTTCTAGTTACTCGTGTTTACTGTAGGAAAAAGGAAACTCACAGTAACAGCACATTTCAAAGAACTCTGCTGTAGAGATGTGTAAGAGAGGCAAGGTAAATTTCCACACTTCATAACCATAGAAGAAGGTGATCAAATACACCAATGTCATCCCCTGCACATAGGAACAATACCAGATATGCTTTCAAAATATCAAacacttttacattttcactAAGACAAGACTCTATAAATTGGTACATGTCGTGGCAACTGCAAGTGTGTGCCTGGTGAAAGAAACTGGCAAGTCAAATGCTTTGTTATCTTGGAAATTATCGCCCCTTTCTGGTAGGTTGGTGGTTTGGTAAAAACCTGTTTCCGCCTAGAGGTGATTTTGAACTAGCagggggaggaaactggagtacctggagaaaacccctaacagccagccctgtgaacagatgtcacTTAAAGAGTCCCCAGGCAAGATTTGAACACACAGCCTTTCAATGCAGCAGTGgcaaaagaatgttttgatCACTACACTCTTGGGCTCCCCACCCTTTAGAAGAGCTCATTTATTTTTAGGAAACGTTTAGAACACAATCATAAAGGCAAAAATCACTTTCTGAAAAGTAAATGTTTCAAAGATTTGTTTGGAATGACACAGTATTCTGAACAAAAGGACTTTCCCTGCTTtgtaagaaagagcaagaagTGGCACAtaacaaagattaaaaagacTGTTGC
Coding sequences within:
- the LOC112573300 gene encoding ethanolaminephosphotransferase 1-like, coding for MAIHDYLQKEVLDGFDNYKYSAIDTSPISNYIYHPFWNRIVKLVPVWVAPNLLTFSGFVLLIVNFAVLTFYDPHFYASSRDHLESPPIPNWVWLMAALNNFLSHTLDGIDGKQARRTKSSSPLGELFDHGLDSWAAFFLPVGLYSIFGRGEYGVSVYRVYLVMIGIMLCFITSHWEKYNTGILFLPWGYDIGQLGMTLVYLITFFYGYEVWKFTLPLLHISTAEFFEMCCYLGFFGLTFPFTFWNIYKSYADKSGKMRPFGEAMRPLVSTLVLFGLMLLWATFSPYGILDNQPRLLYWTTGTAFSNIACQLIIAQMSNTRCELLNSKLLPLFFIVAMSLLMPLGIWEVYLLWVYCIYVTTTHIWFGISVVQEMCMHFKINAFSIKPELDVE